Proteins encoded together in one Terriglobia bacterium window:
- a CDS encoding cupin domain-containing protein, whose protein sequence is MRKPRAAFAAAFVVAVLVGTFAIQAQNAPQAPTVKRNILLKQDMKTPGYEAVMASVELPPGSAEGKHTHPAEVYVFVQEGTILLELAGKPDATLKAGDIFYVAPGQVHQAINKGNVTAKLAVVFVAEKGKPLTTKAE, encoded by the coding sequence ATGAGAAAGCCGAGAGCAGCATTCGCCGCAGCATTTGTCGTCGCGGTCCTGGTGGGAACATTCGCGATCCAGGCCCAGAACGCGCCACAAGCTCCCACCGTGAAGAGAAATATTCTATTGAAGCAGGACATGAAGACCCCGGGGTACGAGGCGGTCATGGCTTCGGTCGAACTGCCCCCTGGCTCTGCCGAGGGGAAACATACTCACCCGGCGGAAGTGTACGTATTCGTGCAGGAAGGCACGATCCTGCTCGAGCTCGCGGGCAAGCCCGATGCGACTCTGAAGGCCGGTGACATTTTCTATGTCGCTCCCGGCCAAGTCCATCAGGCGATCAACAAGGGCAACGTCACGGCGAAGCTGGCAGTCGTATTCGTTGCCGAGAAGGGCAAGCCGCTGACGACTAAGGCAGAGTAA